The following proteins are encoded in a genomic region of Xanthomonas cassavae CFBP 4642:
- a CDS encoding IS1595 family transposase produces MSINAVQFQAGLSMPEFFASYGTEAKCYRALYKWRWPQGFRCPVCAGRVRSRFKRGAAIYYQCSACRHQTSLIAGTMFEGTKLPLRTWMLALHLLTSTKTNMAALELMRHLGVNYKTAWRMKHKIMQVMAERESMRKLAGFVQIDDAYLGGERNGGKAGRGSENKQAFLIAVQTDATFTAPRFVVIEPVRSFDNTSLQDWIARRLAPECEVYTDGLACFRRLEDAGHAHTTLDTGGGRAATETAGARWLNVVLGNLKRAISGVYHAIAQGKYARRYLGEAAYRFNRRFRLREMLPRLATAMMQSTPCPEPVLRAASNFHG; encoded by the coding sequence ATGAGTATCAATGCCGTGCAGTTCCAAGCGGGATTGTCGATGCCTGAGTTCTTCGCGTCCTACGGCACCGAAGCCAAGTGCTATCGCGCGCTTTACAAGTGGCGCTGGCCGCAAGGCTTTCGTTGCCCTGTTTGTGCCGGACGCGTGCGCTCGCGTTTCAAGCGGGGTGCTGCGATCTACTACCAATGCAGCGCGTGCCGGCATCAGACCAGCCTGATTGCAGGCACGATGTTCGAAGGCACCAAGCTGCCGCTGCGCACCTGGATGCTGGCGTTGCACCTGCTGACCTCGACCAAAACCAACATGGCCGCGCTGGAGTTGATGCGGCATCTGGGCGTCAACTACAAGACGGCCTGGCGGATGAAACACAAGATCATGCAGGTTATGGCCGAGCGCGAATCCATGCGGAAACTGGCGGGTTTCGTGCAGATCGACGATGCCTATCTCGGCGGCGAGCGTAACGGTGGCAAGGCCGGACGCGGATCGGAGAACAAACAAGCGTTCCTGATTGCGGTGCAGACCGATGCCACCTTCACCGCGCCGCGCTTTGTGGTGATCGAGCCGGTGCGCAGCTTCGACAACACCTCGCTGCAGGACTGGATTGCCCGTCGCTTGGCGCCCGAATGCGAGGTCTACACCGATGGGCTGGCCTGCTTCCGCCGGCTAGAAGACGCCGGCCACGCGCACACCACGCTGGACACTGGCGGTGGTCGTGCCGCGACCGAAACGGCCGGTGCACGTTGGCTCAACGTGGTGCTGGGCAATCTCAAACGCGCCATCAGTGGCGTGTATCACGCCATCGCGCAAGGCAAATACGCAAGGCGTTACCTGGGAGAAGCGGCCTATCGTTTTAATCGTCGATTCCGCTTGCGCGAGATGCTGCCACGACTTGCCACGGCCATGATGCAATCCACACCATGCCCAGAGCCGGTTTTACGTGCAGCGAGCAATTTTCATGGCTGA